Below is a genomic region from Mesorhizobium sp. NZP2298.
GATGCTCGCTCGTCCAAGGCGAGAGATCACGGCTTAGGACGATGAACTGGCTTTCGGCAGAAGCGCCGGCGTCGTCGATGTGCTCGTTAACACGGGCAAAGACGCTGCCCATGTTCACCGGAACATGCATGACGCTGTGGGTCGTCGCCCTCACGAACGGCTTGTCGGCGAAGTGCAATTCCTGATCGTCCCAGCCGCCCGGGTTGAATTTTGGGCAGCAACCCGTCGTATTCACGCTCGCATCATAATGCGGTGTTTCGTTCGTCTGCATGGCTACCTCCTGACATGAGCACATCAAACCAGCTGACGACCCCGCCATCATTGATTACTGTCAACGCCGCCGAGAACCACGATCGACGCAGGTTGAAGCCGGTCCGTGGCCAAGATGAGATTGCTAATCGACCGCCATCATCGGCCCAGGCTTTGGATATAACTGATAATCGCGGAAATCTGGTCAGGAGAAGCTACGAACTCGGGCATGTCCGGATGTCCGGTGGATATCCCCTCGGCCAGAGCTTCCTGAAGATCTTCTATTGGGTACCGCCGGTGTAACAACCGGAAAGGCGGCGCGTCCGGATGGGCGCTCTCGCCGCCCGGACCGACCGCGTGACAGCGGGCACAGTTTTTCTCGACCAGTCTTTTTCCATAAGCGACCTGCGGGTCTTCGACAGCATAGGCTGACGATGCAAAGCCGAGTGCGAACACAAGTAGTGGGATCGAGAACGCTGGGCGGGGTCGCATGGTCGACGGGCCTTGCTTGATCGTGTCAGTTTAAGGAGCGAGGGTGGCCGCGCGCATGTCGTCGATCGTGGCTTCCGCCCCTTCTCGAACACGTCCCGCCGTTTCCGAAGCGAACCCAGCGCCCAAGGACGCAAACCTCGCGACCTCGCTGGTATAGTCGGACGTAGCGTTCTGGAAAAAGTTGACGACCACGTCGTAGGTATCAGCTAATCCGTCCCGCCTCATCAGCGTTTCGATTAGCCTCAGATCGTCCCAAAAACGCCGACTGAAAAAGGACGCTCCTTCCATCTGCAGGCTGAACAGCGCACAGGTGGAATGCATCTGCCATGCCGCAGCGGCATCCAATAGTTTCTGCCCTTTCTTGGCGAACGGGAACAGGTCTGGCGCGCTGAATTCTTCTGCCTTCCAGGTCATTGTAAAATTCCTTGGCTTCCGTCTTCCACGTCAATGCCTAGTCTTCGGGTGGCGCGGCCTTGAACGGCGGCCGAATCCATAGCTCACCGCAGGGAGCTTGCGTCTCTTGGAGGACGCCATTTCGAAGTAGATGCCGATCCCGGCGATACAAGCGAAGCAAAGCAGGACGCCCAAAAAGAGAATGCCTCCAGCGGACATGAACTGATCCTTGTGTGGCTCTGATCGAACATCGCAAAGTCAATTCCGGCACGCATTGATCAAGATCAATCGGCCCCAGCGGCACAGACTTGCCCCGTCCTCGTCCGCCGCTTCCCGACTTTGACATTGATCAAGGCGAGGAAGGGCATTGCCTGGCACGATATCGGCGGAGCAACTGCCTTGCATAAAGTGGAAATGAGGACGCGATGAAGGAACTGCCGCTTGCCGAAGTCTATCGGCTGATAGAGCCCGGTCCCGTTGTCCTCCTGACAACCAGGTCAAAGCAGGGCCGCGCGAACGTCATGACCATGTCCTGGCACATGATGGCGGGAATCGCGCCACCGACCATGGCTTGCGTCGTGTCGAGCGACGACTTCTCCTTTTTCGCTTTGCGTCAAACGAAGGAATGCGTAGTCGCGATCCCTGCCATTGGCCTTGCGGAGAAAGTCGTCAAGGTCGGAAACTGCTCCGGACGCGACACTGACAAATTCGCGACAGCCTGGCTGACGCCCCTTCCCGCCGAGCGCGTTTCGGCTCCCCTGATCGCCGAGTGCTTCGCCAACCTCGAATGCCGGGTCATCGATATACGCCTGGTGAACAAATATAATCTGTTCGTTCTCGAGGTCCTGAAAGCATGGATCGACCCGGGTCAACCGAAACCGAAGACGATCCATCACATCGGAAATGGCGCCTTCGTCGTGGACGGCGAAGTGGTTCATTTCCAATCCCGTATCCCCTGAGCCGCTGCAACCATTTTGATCGACATCAAGGTGAGAACGTTCCTGCAAGGCTAGCTTCGGTGCACCGAATCTCTCAAACGGAAGCGCCCCGATGAGCTACAAATCCATTCTGTTGAACTTGGGCATCGATGGTTCGATCGAACCGCTCGCGCGGGTCGGCATCGATCTCGCCAAACGTTTCGATGCAAAGCTGATCGGTTTCTGCGCCGCGGACGCTCCGCTGCCGGTCACGATGGCGCCCGAGGGCGCGGCGATCGCTGCTGAACTTTGGGATCAATCGAGGACCGAGATCCGGCAACGGCTTAATGACAGGCATTCCAAGTTCGACAGGCTCGTCGCCGGAACGGTCAGGGCGGAATGGCGTGACACGGTCGAGAATCCAGATCACGCCCTCGCCAGAGCTTCTCTTCTCGCCGACCTCGTCGTCACTGGCGCTTCGCTTGGCGCATCCACGGGCGACGCTTACCGTATGGCTGATCCGGGCAGTTTGGTGCTGCGCGCCGGCAGACCTGTCCTGGTCGCCGCCCGTGGCGCGGCGAGTTTGCCGCTCGGCCGGGTGGTCGTCGCCTGGAAGGACACGCGGGAAGCAAGGCGCGCCGTGGCAGATGCGGTGCCACTGATGGCCATGGCCAATGAAGTCACTGTGGTGGCGATTGATCGCAATCCGGGTGACTGGATCGGGGACGGAGTCAAGGATGTCGCCAGTTTCCTCGCCGGGCACGGCATCAAGGCGGGGACCGAAATCCTGAAGTCAGACGAGGAAGGAAATCGACTCATAGACTTCTTGGCCTCCGTCAAAGCAGACCTAATCGTGTCGGGCGCCTACGGGCACAGCCGGCTGAGGGAATGGGCGTTCGGCGGCGTTACCCGTTCGCTGCTGGATGAGGTCTGGCTTAATCGGCTGATGTCGAGCTGATGTTAGTGGGTCCGGGAGATGCTAAGTCTTGATACGATCGACCTTGGGCGCAGTTACGCCTCAGCGTATCTGCGAGAAGAATACTCCTTAAGCCATCGGACCTTTCGCCGAAGCCTCTACGCCTCGGGGTATGGCAAACCCATGGAATATTTGGCTTTTTAACCCTCACCGCTTGCCAAGAAACACGGGGTCGGCAAGCATGTTTTCCACGTTGGCCAGCAGCTCGCTGTCTATTCCGGTCGCGATCCCCCTCGATGCGAAATGCTCCACCAGCGCACCACTACGAAGATTGCCCGCCGCACCGGGGGCGTAGGGGCAGCCGCCGAGCCCGCCGGCCGCGGAATCGAAGACCCTGAGCCCGAGGCTCCATGCCGCATCGACATTGGCCAGCGCCATGCCGCCGGTATCGTGGAAATGGCCGGCGAGTTGCGTCGCCTCCGCCTCCGCGAGGCATGCCAGCACCATGGCGTGCACGCGTTCGGGGGTTGCCATGCCGATCGTATCGGCGACGGCGATTTCCGCACAGCCGAGATCGCGCAGCCGCGCGACGACTTTCGCGGCCGCGCCAGGCTCGATCGGACCTTCATAGGGACAGTCGACGGCACAGGAAACATAGCCCCGCACCGGCAAGGCGTGTTCGGCCGCCAATGCGATCACGGGCACGAAACGGGCCAGTCCCTCCTCGATCGTGCAATTGGTGTTTCGCCTCGAAAACGTCTCGGAGGCGCTGGTGAAGACCGCAAGCTCCTGCGCGCCCGCCGTGATCGCCGCCTGGGCGCCTTGCTCATTGGGCACCAGGGCGGAAAGCACGAGGCCTGCACGACGCACCGCGCCCCGCATGACGGCGTCATGGTCGGCCATCTGCGGGACCCATTTCGGCGAGACGAAGGCCGTCGCCTCGATGCGGGCGAAACCGCAATCAGCCAGCATGCGAATCAGGCGCAGCTTCAGCCCGGTCGAGACCAAATGCTTTTCGTTCTGCAACCCATCGCGCGGACCGACTTCGACGATCGTAACCTGGCGCTCCACGCGCAACGGTTCAGTGGACGGCGGCATACATGATCTTTTCTTCCGATGCTTCGTCGATGGTCATCTCCTCGACGATGCGCCCCTGACGCGCCACCAGGATGCGGTCCGACAGGTTGAGGATTTCGGGCAGGTAGGAGGAGATGACCACGACGGCCGCGCCGGCATCGGCGAGTTTCTCGATCATCCGATGAATCTCGGCGATCGCTCCGACGTCGACGCCGCGGGTCGGCTCATCGAAAATGATCAGTGACGGCTCCTGGATCAGCGATTTGGCTATCACGACCTTCTGCTGATTGCCGCCCGACAGCTCCACCACCTTGGCGTTGCCGCCGATCGAACGGACCTTCATGGCCTCGATCCATTCGGCCGATTGTCGCTTGGCCTCGCTCATGCCGACCATGGTGACCGGATTGGACCCCTTCGCCAGCTTGCCAAGGAACACGTTCTGGACGACGCCCATCGTGTCGAACAGACCGTCAAGCTTGCGGTCCTCGGTGATGTAGGCGACGCCGCGCCGCACGGCCTGCCGCGGGACGCGAAAGCGCACTGTCTCGCCGCGCAGCTGGATGCGCCCGCCATGGAAAAAGTCGCGCTTCAGCACGCCGGCGGCGATCTTCATCATTTCGGTACGACCGGCACCCACCAGCCCGAACAGGCCGGTGACCTGGCCCGCGAACACCGATAGTGTCGCGCTGCGCACCGCCTTGCCCATCGAGACGTTTTCCAGGGCAAGGACCTTGTCGCCGGGACGGCGGGCGACACGCCTTGCGGCGGCATCGCCGTAGAGTGCATCGGTCAATTGCCGGCCAACCATGGCCTGGACGATCTTCTCACGGGTGAGATTGCGGGCATCGTCGGTGGCGATCAGCGCACCGTCGCGCAACACGCTGATGCGGTCGGCGATCGACAGCGCCTCCTCCAGCGCATGCGAAATGAAGATGACGGAGGCGCCCTCGCCCTTCAGCCGTTCGACCAGCGCGAAGAAGTGCTGCTTCTCCTCCGGGGTGAGCGTTGCCGTCGGCTCGTCGAAGATGAAGATGCGGGCCTTGTGATGGACGGCGCGGGCAATCTCGACCATCTGTTTCTTGGCCGCGCCGAGCGTCGACACCAGCGCTGTCGGTTCGACATGGAAGTTCAGCCGCTGCAAATGTTGTTGCGCGCGGATGTTGACGCCGCGCAGCCGGTTGAAAAAACGCTCCTCGCCGAGAAAGATATTCTGGGCGACGTTCATGGACTGGACGAGGTTGGTTTCCTGGAACACCATGGCGATGCCATGTTTCATGGCCTCGCCCGGAGACGAGAAGCTCACCGGCTTGCCGTCGATCAGCATTTCGCCAGAGGTCAAAGGATAGAGGCCGGCGAGCACTTTTGTCAGCGTCGATTTGCCGGCGCCGTTCTCGCCGAGCAGTGCATGGACTTCGCCGCGGCGGAGTGTGAAATCGACGGCGCGCACCGCCGCGTTGCCGCGGAACTCCTTGGTCGCCTTGCGAAATTCGACGATGTCAGCCATGCACGGATCCACCGTCATTTGCCGGCACTGCCAAGCGCAGCAGCGTGCCCGATCCGCGCGACGTGGCATAGACGCGGCCGCCATATTCGCAAATGGAAGTAATGCCGTGCATGGAGCCATCGGCGCGGCTGTGCCAACTCTCGCGCAGCAGGCCCTTGTCGTCGCAGCGGGCGACCAGGCCATAAGACCGCGACGGCGCCCAGGGCTTGAGCACGCCCATCTGCCGGATGGAACCCTGGCTCAGTGGCTGGTCGGGTTTCGCCGACCCGGCGAGTTCCGGCCCGATCCATTCGTCAAGATCGATCGTCGCCATCATTTCGCGGCGGTAGTCGTCCTCGCGCAGCACCAGTTCGAACAATTGCCGGCGCGGTGCGAACAGCGCTATCCACAGGCCACCGCCGGCGGCGGATGAAAGCCGACAGGGGTAAGCCGGCAAATCCTCCAGCATCGCCATGGGACGCGCTGCGGATTTCAGGTCGATGACGATAACACGATGGCGCCAGCTTTCGCTGATCGCCAGGCGGCCGTCGCCGAGGAATGCCGCGCCGTTGGGGAAGGCCAGGCCCTGGGCAAGCGCGCGGCCTGAGCCCTCGGTGGGGTCGACCGCGAACACGCCGCCGCTTGCGCCGTGTTCCATCAGATCGCGTTTCCAATGGCGCGTCGAATGCTTGCGCGAGCCGACGCAGACGAACAGCGCCCCATCAGGCGCAAAGACGCCGGCGGTGAGGCACGACGTCATGTCGGGCGCGAGCTCGATCCGCTTCCAGGTGCCTGCCTGGCCGACATGCAAGCCATCGCCTTCGATGCCGACGGCCAGCCGGCCACCGGGCGCCGATGCGACAAAGGTCACCGGTGCGGGAAACTCCGCCACGGCGGCAGGCGAAACGCGCGCGCCGTCGAGGTCAATCCTGAGAAGCGTCTTGTCGCTGCTGCAAAGCAGCCCTGTCGGCGATACGACGAGATTGTCAATCCCGGGAAGGGCCAGCAGCCGCTCCGCCTCTTCCAGCCGGTTGTCCGGCTTGAAGACGCCGTCCATCGCCGGCACGCTGATGCCGGCATCATCGGCTGAAAACAGCCGGCGCACCAATGTGCCCAGGCCCACCATCAGCGCTTCCCCCAATAATCGTCATGCGCCGTCCATTGCGGGTCGGCGCCCTCGACGCGGACGCGGCCGATGCGGTTGTTGGACACTCCGCCCAGATAGAGCCAGCCCTTGTGCTCGCAGGTCGAGGTGATCGAGGGATGGTTCTCGCCAGCCTTGTCCCAGAGTGCATCGATGATCTCGCCGGTCGCCGACACGCGTAACACGCAGCCGCGATTGATGTTGGGAAACATCCATTCATCGGCGGCGATACGCCTGGCCATACGGCGGCGGAAGGCAGGCTTGCGCATGGCCAGGTCGAAGGTCTTGGTGCGCATGCCGAGGAGCGCGATCCAATAAGTGCCGTCCGAGCCGCGGTTGAGGTTGTCGGGATAGCCGGGAAGATTGTCGACGAAGATCTCGCGTTTGCCCTTGTTCGGCCCGTCGAACCAGTAGCGGTTGATGCGGCAGGCCCAGGTCTCGGCGAAAAGCAGCGACTGGCCGTCGCGGCAGATGGTGACCCCGTTGGGAAAAATCAGGCCGCGCAGGATGGTGCGCGTGGAGCCCGTCTTCGGATCATGGCATATCAGGCGCCCATTGCCTCTGCCCTCGAGAGCATCGACCGCCCATTCCGACATCTCGTAGCGGATCGTCGCCTCGCTGAAGAAGATGCGTCCGTCCGGCGCGATGTCGAGATCGTCAGGAAGCCGCAGCCGCGAATCGTCGATCACCGACAGCAGGCTGCGGTTGGTTTCGTCGGTGACTTTCGAGACCTTTCCGTCGGGCGCAACGCGATAGAGCCCCATGCCGCCGACACAGGTCAAAAGATCGCCGTTCGGCGCGAAAGCGAGACCCAGCGGATGCCCGCCAATGCGGGCGAAGACCTCGCAGCGCCCATAATCCGGCGCCAGGAAGCGCATGATCGTGCCGTGTCGCGTTCCCGTGTAGAGATTGTCGTCGCGGTCGAGCACAACATCTTCAGGCCCTTCGACGTCGCCGAGCCCGATCAGTTTCGTGGCGCCAAGCTTGTCGTTGACGGCCAGCACGCTGCTTCCCACCGTGGCCGCTTGCTCGGGAAGGCGCAGATACGTCGGCGAAACATAGACCTTGTTCAAGAGCTTGCCGCGGTTCTTCACCCATTTGGCGTCGAACAGCACGGCGGCGATCAGAACCAGGCCGAGGATCAGTTGGTTGACCGAGCCCGGCATCGACAGCCGGATGAGCCCGTTCGTCAGGATCAGCACCAGAATGGAGCCGATCACCGCATTGCCTACCGAACCCCGGCCACCACCCAGCGAAACGCCGCCAAGCACGACGGCGGTCAGCACCGAAAT
It encodes:
- a CDS encoding hydrolase → MQTNETPHYDASVNTTGCCPKFNPGGWDDQELHFADKPFVRATTHSVMHVPVNMGSVFARVNEHIDDAGASAESQFIVLSRDLSPWTSEHLFSVSKAVPEEEMATLTGDFVTKVFEGAFEQVRGWHEEMLELARQRNPKASDVYFFYTTCPKCAAAYGKNYVVGVAKIS
- a CDS encoding phasin family protein → MTWKAEEFSAPDLFPFAKKGQKLLDAAAAWQMHSTCALFSLQMEGASFFSRRFWDDLRLIETLMRRDGLADTYDVVVNFFQNATSDYTSEVARFASLGAGFASETAGRVREGAEATIDDMRAATLAP
- a CDS encoding flavin reductase family protein; amino-acid sequence: MKELPLAEVYRLIEPGPVVLLTTRSKQGRANVMTMSWHMMAGIAPPTMACVVSSDDFSFFALRQTKECVVAIPAIGLAEKVVKVGNCSGRDTDKFATAWLTPLPAERVSAPLIAECFANLECRVIDIRLVNKYNLFVLEVLKAWIDPGQPKPKTIHHIGNGAFVVDGEVVHFQSRIP
- a CDS encoding SMP-30/gluconolactonase/LRE family protein gives rise to the protein MVGLGTLVRRLFSADDAGISVPAMDGVFKPDNRLEEAERLLALPGIDNLVVSPTGLLCSSDKTLLRIDLDGARVSPAAVAEFPAPVTFVASAPGGRLAVGIEGDGLHVGQAGTWKRIELAPDMTSCLTAGVFAPDGALFVCVGSRKHSTRHWKRDLMEHGASGGVFAVDPTEGSGRALAQGLAFPNGAAFLGDGRLAISESWRHRVIVIDLKSAARPMAMLEDLPAYPCRLSSAAGGGLWIALFAPRRQLFELVLREDDYRREMMATIDLDEWIGPELAGSAKPDQPLSQGSIRQMGVLKPWAPSRSYGLVARCDDKGLLRESWHSRADGSMHGITSICEYGGRVYATSRGSGTLLRLAVPANDGGSVHG
- a CDS encoding hydroxymethylglutaryl-CoA lyase → MPPSTEPLRVERQVTIVEVGPRDGLQNEKHLVSTGLKLRLIRMLADCGFARIEATAFVSPKWVPQMADHDAVMRGAVRRAGLVLSALVPNEQGAQAAITAGAQELAVFTSASETFSRRNTNCTIEEGLARFVPVIALAAEHALPVRGYVSCAVDCPYEGPIEPGAAAKVVARLRDLGCAEIAVADTIGMATPERVHAMVLACLAEAEATQLAGHFHDTGGMALANVDAAWSLGLRVFDSAAGGLGGCPYAPGAAGNLRSGALVEHFASRGIATGIDSELLANVENMLADPVFLGKR
- a CDS encoding ABC transporter permease is translated as MAASDVLLRLRYRFVPDRLFGELLTKSWIDNVIPALALVVTVLAMIWTIPGFVSVGTFSDLARQVSEFGLVALALTIVILSGGIDLSVGSVFALCVLAALVSMNVLGLPIGVALIATLATGIVCGLLNGVLIGYLRLRAFITTLVTLVIYRALYDIIFPRLASAIVGSMPVSPTWDLIGFGSFYGVPVSFVIFAIIAIGAHVVLSRLRPGWRLRAVGGARRSAYNAGVNVKLTVCLAYVASGVLTAIAAFLFSARLGSTGADTGIGLEISVLTAVVLGGVSLGGGRGSVGNAVIGSILVLILTNGLIRLSMPGSVNQLILGLVLIAAVLFDAKWVKNRGKLLNKVYVSPTYLRLPEQAATVGSSVLAVNDKLGATKLIGLGDVEGPEDVVLDRDDNLYTGTRHGTIMRFLAPDYGRCEVFARIGGHPLGLAFAPNGDLLTCVGGMGLYRVAPDGKVSKVTDETNRSLLSVIDDSRLRLPDDLDIAPDGRIFFSEATIRYEMSEWAVDALEGRGNGRLICHDPKTGSTRTILRGLIFPNGVTICRDGQSLLFAETWACRINRYWFDGPNKGKREIFVDNLPGYPDNLNRGSDGTYWIALLGMRTKTFDLAMRKPAFRRRMARRIAADEWMFPNINRGCVLRVSATGEIIDALWDKAGENHPSITSTCEHKGWLYLGGVSNNRIGRVRVEGADPQWTAHDDYWGKR
- a CDS encoding c-type cytochrome gives rise to the protein MRPRPAFSIPLLVFALGFASSAYAVEDPQVAYGKRLVEKNCARCHAVGPGGESAHPDAPPFRLLHRRYPIEDLQEALAEGISTGHPDMPEFVASPDQISAIISYIQSLGR
- a CDS encoding universal stress protein codes for the protein MSYKSILLNLGIDGSIEPLARVGIDLAKRFDAKLIGFCAADAPLPVTMAPEGAAIAAELWDQSRTEIRQRLNDRHSKFDRLVAGTVRAEWRDTVENPDHALARASLLADLVVTGASLGASTGDAYRMADPGSLVLRAGRPVLVAARGAASLPLGRVVVAWKDTREARRAVADAVPLMAMANEVTVVAIDRNPGDWIGDGVKDVASFLAGHGIKAGTEILKSDEEGNRLIDFLASVKADLIVSGAYGHSRLREWAFGGVTRSLLDEVWLNRLMSS
- a CDS encoding sugar ABC transporter ATP-binding protein produces the protein MADIVEFRKATKEFRGNAAVRAVDFTLRRGEVHALLGENGAGKSTLTKVLAGLYPLTSGEMLIDGKPVSFSSPGEAMKHGIAMVFQETNLVQSMNVAQNIFLGEERFFNRLRGVNIRAQQHLQRLNFHVEPTALVSTLGAAKKQMVEIARAVHHKARIFIFDEPTATLTPEEKQHFFALVERLKGEGASVIFISHALEEALSIADRISVLRDGALIATDDARNLTREKIVQAMVGRQLTDALYGDAAARRVARRPGDKVLALENVSMGKAVRSATLSVFAGQVTGLFGLVGAGRTEMMKIAAGVLKRDFFHGGRIQLRGETVRFRVPRQAVRRGVAYITEDRKLDGLFDTMGVVQNVFLGKLAKGSNPVTMVGMSEAKRQSAEWIEAMKVRSIGGNAKVVELSGGNQQKVVIAKSLIQEPSLIIFDEPTRGVDVGAIAEIHRMIEKLADAGAAVVVISSYLPEILNLSDRILVARQGRIVEEMTIDEASEEKIMYAAVH